From Paenibacillus graminis, a single genomic window includes:
- the gtfA gene encoding sucrose phosphorylase: MTIKNQVQLITYPDSLGGDLKTLKEVLYSHFTGVFKGGVHILPPFPSSGDRGFAPLTYLEIDPSFGTWDDIREIGEEFDILVDLMVNHISQKSEYFQDFLKSGRNSKYSDLFLTLDKLWKDGTPVQEDINKMFLRRPLPYSAFQIQETGTEERVWTTFGKTDPSEQIDLDVSSELTKQILTSFFQNFKKHKVKIVRLDAVGYVIKKLGTSCFFVEPEIYDFLDWVKELARSLEIELLPEVHSHYSIQYKLAEHGCWIYDFILPYRILDTMINQSSDALCDYLKNRPAKQFTMLDCHDGIPVKPDLDDLIDTTEAKKLVDTCLDRGSNLSLILSDEHKGTDGFDVHQIRGTYYSVLNSDDDSYLAARAIQFFAPGIPQVYYVGLLAGENDYERVQETGDGREINRHNYTLEEIEQSLQKQVVQRLLKLIQFRNDYEAFNGVFEVMKSSNEEVRLRWDNNGKYCELFIDLMTKRTTIQYIDENNDLIEYIV, translated from the coding sequence ATGACTATAAAAAACCAGGTACAATTGATTACATACCCGGATTCACTTGGCGGAGATTTAAAAACACTAAAGGAAGTGCTGTACTCACATTTTACCGGGGTATTCAAAGGCGGAGTGCATATTCTCCCTCCATTCCCTTCTTCTGGCGACAGAGGCTTTGCCCCGCTTACCTATCTTGAAATTGACCCCTCATTTGGAACATGGGACGATATTCGTGAAATTGGGGAAGAATTTGATATCCTGGTTGACTTGATGGTCAATCATATTTCACAGAAGTCGGAATATTTCCAAGACTTCCTAAAGTCTGGCCGTAACTCAAAATATTCGGATCTGTTCCTCACCCTGGATAAACTATGGAAAGATGGAACCCCTGTACAAGAAGATATCAACAAAATGTTTTTGCGCAGGCCTCTGCCCTACTCTGCCTTTCAGATTCAAGAAACCGGTACAGAGGAAAGGGTATGGACTACGTTTGGAAAGACGGATCCATCCGAACAAATTGATTTGGATGTAAGTTCAGAGCTGACAAAACAGATCCTAACGTCGTTCTTCCAAAATTTCAAAAAACACAAGGTCAAGATCGTACGCTTGGATGCAGTCGGTTACGTAATTAAGAAGCTGGGAACCAGTTGCTTTTTTGTGGAGCCAGAAATTTATGACTTCCTTGATTGGGTCAAAGAACTTGCCAGATCACTAGAGATTGAATTGCTGCCGGAGGTGCACTCCCATTACTCCATTCAGTATAAATTGGCAGAGCACGGTTGCTGGATTTATGACTTTATTTTGCCCTATCGGATTCTGGATACCATGATTAATCAGTCTAGCGATGCTCTATGCGACTACTTGAAGAACCGCCCCGCCAAGCAGTTCACGATGCTTGACTGCCATGACGGTATACCAGTAAAACCTGATTTGGATGATCTGATTGATACTACAGAGGCCAAAAAACTAGTAGACACCTGCCTAGATAGAGGATCTAATCTCAGTTTAATTCTTTCGGATGAGCATAAGGGAACAGATGGCTTCGATGTGCATCAGATCCGCGGTACCTATTACTCTGTTCTTAACTCCGATGATGATTCTTATCTGGCTGCCAGAGCCATTCAATTTTTTGCCCCCGGAATTCCACAGGTGTATTATGTAGGGCTGCTTGCCGGCGAGAATGACTACGAACGGGTTCAGGAAACCGGTGACGGCCGTGAAATAAATCGTCACAACTACACACTTGAAGAAATCGAGCAATCGCTTCAAAAACAGGTCGTACAACGGCTTTTGAAGCTCATTCAATTCAGAAACGATTATGAGGCATTTAATGGCGTGTTTGAAGTTATGAAATCTTCAAATGAAGAGGTTAGATTGCGCTGGGACAATAATGGAAAATACTGCGAACTATTTATCGACCTTATGACCAAGCGAACCACTATCCAATACATTGATGAGAATAACGACTTGATTGAATATATTGTCTGA
- a CDS encoding ATP-binding protein has protein sequence MSGIMHELLGGYYKQFIIRSASMIEFVFCVFLLIRPFHKRSGFGRKLGMLTPLALPLVLIMSVINTRYPQLYSGMTNILMYLFILAALYLLFQETFSELLLCLCGAVAIQVVVGRLYEILIIALDKNPYETLSLFKEMVPLRDWALYYLIHFMLCFLLALLFRRTRVYEHDRASKRLIFIFSFLFIFVTVILTSVSRSFEGENNILDFIIRTFAILYALLTLLLRTRILETSKLKQDLLIMDELLYAEKKQFDNMRSEIDIINMKAHDLRQQLANISYKLTHQEVDSLKAAIEVYDTTIKTGSDILDVILYKKQLYCEKNQIRMSCMADGQCLSFISTTHLYSLLSNAIENSLEAVQMVSNDRKRIISISIGRENGVIGIHVTNYFESDFTISDHVPQTVKKDKNRHGFGIKSMRHIAEQYNGTLSFHAEEDIFYLHIYFPIS, from the coding sequence ATGAGCGGAATAATGCATGAACTTTTAGGAGGCTACTACAAGCAGTTTATCATTCGCTCCGCCAGTATGATTGAATTTGTATTTTGTGTGTTTCTTCTGATACGGCCCTTCCATAAAAGAAGTGGCTTTGGCAGGAAATTAGGCATGCTTACTCCGTTAGCACTTCCGCTTGTTCTTATAATGTCGGTAATTAATACGCGGTATCCCCAGCTGTATTCCGGAATGACAAATATTCTGATGTATTTATTTATTTTGGCAGCCTTATACTTGCTATTCCAGGAAACCTTCTCTGAGCTGTTGCTGTGTCTTTGTGGCGCCGTAGCCATTCAGGTGGTTGTAGGGCGACTATACGAAATTTTAATTATAGCTTTAGATAAAAATCCATATGAAACTCTTTCACTATTTAAGGAAATGGTTCCATTGCGGGATTGGGCACTTTACTATTTAATTCATTTTATGCTTTGTTTCTTACTTGCCCTTCTTTTCCGCCGAACTAGAGTGTATGAACATGACAGAGCTAGCAAGAGATTAATCTTTATATTCTCATTCTTATTTATTTTTGTAACTGTGATCCTTACCTCTGTCAGCCGCTCCTTTGAGGGCGAGAACAACATCCTGGATTTCATCATCCGAACTTTTGCAATTCTGTATGCATTACTTACTTTATTGCTGCGTACAAGAATACTCGAGACAAGCAAGCTAAAACAGGATTTGTTAATCATGGATGAATTGCTGTATGCAGAGAAAAAGCAGTTTGACAACATGCGGAGTGAAATTGACATTATCAACATGAAAGCTCATGACCTTCGTCAGCAACTGGCAAATATCAGCTACAAGCTAACCCATCAAGAAGTTGATTCTTTGAAGGCTGCTATTGAGGTTTACGATACGACAATAAAAACGGGAAGCGATATTCTGGATGTGATCCTTTATAAGAAACAGCTTTACTGTGAGAAAAATCAGATTCGTATGAGCTGCATGGCCGATGGTCAGTGTTTATCCTTCATCTCAACTACTCATTTATATTCTCTGTTAAGCAACGCGATAGAAAACTCTTTGGAGGCTGTACAAATGGTCAGTAACGATAGAAAACGAATCATTTCAATTTCTATCGGTAGAGAGAACGGCGTTATTGGAATTCATGTCACAAACTATTTTGAGAGCGATTTCACTATTAGTGACCATGTGCCGCAAACCGTTAAGAAGGATAAGAATCGCCATGGGTTTGGCATAAAAAGCATGCGACATATTGCAGAACAGTATAACGGGACATTATCATTTCACGCAGAGGAAGATATCTTTTATCTGCATATCTATTTTCCGATTTCTTGA
- a CDS encoding Sip1-related alpha-galactosidase encodes MLNFLQTGDRLDLVNGVETVIKGISAVVNLDDGSSHTLYLSQVRGGEESGLPVTDCEFRNEDEGLFVNLHLSIEESCAAISLSASIDNPLFDHLRFFDSNKGIVLTMESFPGMTGLLGHYRFNDWWTRPYTGTLDGLPSRTQQLLIERETGSFFQIIPLCEENGKADLQGTTTGNLQLVVFNNTGGYSRMNTSVAMLGIHENPFELAEHTLTSARRKLGVANKDERQYPDIFEYIGWCTWDAFYQQVSEEGIVQKCNEFKNMNLPVRWVIIDDGWQDIKEGKLVSFKADAGKFPGGLASVVDKLKELDINSVGVWHTFAGYWGGIHPESEMATKMKEHLMPTNGGALIPACDDHGFGFWKEFHQQLRLQGIRLIKVDGQSAIGNLTKHHLSAGKAAKGGHVALEASAAMYFHYQMINCMGMASENLWSRPMSAISRNSDDFVPQNPDCFAEHAMQNVYNSFYHGNLYWGDWDMFWTVHADAERHALLRAVSGGPVYFSDPLQATDPNLIRALIERDGKLLRCDLPGMPTLDCLTVDPVHENAALKIWSRAGDAGIVAAFHINKDGQPIQSRIRPADIPGLHGSRFAVYEYFSEACSVIGRDEEYPIVLNEKEAKLFILVSCDLGIAPIGLTNKMISPKTIKHIIRNESRTTLFLDEGGAFTFFADKRPDFVEVNGVTRELRSHSDNSQLYTVDCLDLHGPLCVQIVMKEKS; translated from the coding sequence ATGCTGAATTTCTTGCAAACAGGAGATAGGCTTGATTTGGTTAACGGCGTGGAGACGGTTATAAAAGGAATTTCGGCTGTTGTGAACTTGGATGATGGTTCCAGCCACACTTTATATTTGTCACAGGTGAGAGGAGGAGAAGAAAGCGGGTTGCCGGTAACCGATTGCGAATTTCGGAATGAAGATGAAGGACTTTTTGTAAATCTTCATTTGAGTATAGAGGAAAGTTGTGCAGCGATATCTCTTTCTGCTTCGATTGATAATCCGCTGTTTGATCATTTGCGTTTTTTTGACAGTAACAAAGGGATTGTGCTAACGATGGAAAGCTTCCCTGGAATGACGGGCCTGTTGGGGCATTACCGGTTTAACGATTGGTGGACAAGACCATATACCGGGACACTCGATGGGTTGCCCAGCCGAACGCAGCAGCTGCTGATAGAACGTGAAACAGGCTCCTTCTTTCAAATCATACCGCTTTGCGAAGAAAACGGTAAGGCAGATTTGCAGGGAACAACCACAGGGAATTTGCAATTGGTTGTGTTTAACAACACAGGCGGGTACAGCCGGATGAATACCTCTGTTGCGATGTTGGGGATCCATGAGAATCCGTTCGAACTGGCGGAACATACGTTAACCTCGGCGAGACGCAAACTTGGTGTTGCAAATAAGGATGAACGGCAATATCCGGATATTTTTGAGTACATTGGATGGTGTACTTGGGATGCCTTTTACCAACAGGTGTCCGAAGAGGGGATCGTACAGAAGTGCAATGAATTTAAGAACATGAATCTTCCGGTACGCTGGGTGATCATTGACGACGGATGGCAGGACATTAAGGAGGGGAAGCTTGTATCTTTTAAGGCTGATGCAGGCAAATTTCCGGGCGGACTTGCAAGTGTTGTAGACAAGTTGAAGGAGCTGGATATCAATTCAGTAGGAGTATGGCATACATTCGCAGGCTATTGGGGCGGTATTCATCCTGAAAGTGAAATGGCTACGAAGATGAAAGAACATCTGATGCCCACCAACGGGGGTGCTCTTATTCCTGCATGTGATGACCACGGATTTGGCTTTTGGAAAGAGTTTCATCAGCAGTTACGCCTTCAGGGAATTCGACTCATCAAGGTAGATGGACAAAGTGCGATAGGCAATTTAACAAAACATCATCTTTCTGCAGGTAAGGCCGCTAAAGGGGGACATGTGGCACTAGAGGCTTCTGCCGCCATGTATTTCCATTATCAAATGATCAACTGCATGGGAATGGCCTCGGAAAACTTATGGAGCAGGCCCATGTCCGCCATTAGCCGTAACAGTGATGATTTTGTTCCCCAGAACCCGGATTGCTTCGCAGAACACGCCATGCAAAATGTATACAACTCGTTCTATCATGGGAATCTCTACTGGGGAGATTGGGATATGTTCTGGACGGTTCATGCCGATGCGGAACGTCATGCCCTTCTTCGAGCGGTAAGCGGTGGACCAGTATATTTTAGCGATCCTCTTCAAGCAACCGACCCCAATTTGATCCGAGCGCTGATTGAACGTGACGGGAAGCTGTTGCGCTGCGATTTGCCCGGAATGCCGACATTGGATTGCTTGACTGTAGATCCGGTACATGAAAATGCTGCATTAAAGATATGGAGCCGTGCCGGGGATGCTGGAATTGTTGCTGCATTTCATATCAACAAGGATGGACAGCCGATCCAAAGCCGGATTCGTCCTGCAGATATTCCGGGGCTGCATGGAAGCCGGTTTGCAGTCTACGAATATTTCTCGGAAGCATGTTCGGTGATTGGGCGTGATGAAGAATATCCGATCGTCCTGAATGAGAAGGAAGCCAAACTGTTCATTCTGGTCAGCTGCGACTTGGGGATTGCCCCGATTGGATTGACAAACAAGATGATTTCCCCCAAAACGATCAAGCATATCATTCGAAATGAATCCAGGACCACGCTTTTTCTTGACGAAGGGGGAGCATTTACTTTCTTTGCGGATAAAAGACCTGATTTCGTTGAAGTAAACGGAGTAACGAGAGAGCTGAGATCTCATTCCGATAATTCGCAGCTTTATACCGTCGATTGCCTTGACCTTCATGGACCGCTTTGTGTTCAAATTGTGATGAAGGAGAAATCATAG
- a CDS encoding ABC transporter permease, whose protein sequence is MLRKLRQQRAFHLMLVPSIILVFIFSYLPFYGLVIAFQDYNPGLGFHSPWVGMENFEHVFKQEKFLRTIWNTLYMSIFKLVGGLVVPVIFALLLNEIKHLKRTFQTLVYFPNFLSWVIMAGIMIDILASDGIINTFLSLFGLKPVSFLGNPSIFPWTMIVTDIWKGFGFGTIVYLAALTGIDPGLYEAALIDGAKRWKQTIYITLPLLTPTIILMAVLALGNVLNAGFDQIYNLYSPAVYESGDIIDTYVYRLGIVQAQYSIGTAIGLFKSVITSILVVLSLVLAKKVAGYRIY, encoded by the coding sequence ATGCTAAGAAAGTTAAGACAACAAAGGGCTTTCCATCTCATGCTGGTTCCGAGTATCATACTCGTTTTTATCTTCAGCTATCTCCCCTTCTACGGATTGGTCATCGCGTTTCAAGACTATAATCCGGGACTTGGCTTCCATTCGCCATGGGTCGGAATGGAAAACTTTGAACACGTTTTCAAGCAGGAGAAATTCTTGCGCACGATTTGGAATACGCTGTACATGTCGATTTTCAAATTGGTCGGCGGCCTAGTCGTGCCGGTTATCTTCGCCTTATTACTAAACGAGATAAAGCACTTAAAACGCACGTTCCAAACGCTTGTCTATTTTCCGAACTTTCTATCCTGGGTTATTATGGCCGGCATTATGATCGATATTCTAGCTTCGGATGGAATCATCAACACGTTTCTCAGTCTCTTCGGCTTGAAGCCCGTTTCTTTCCTGGGAAACCCCTCGATTTTTCCGTGGACGATGATCGTCACCGATATCTGGAAAGGCTTCGGATTCGGCACAATCGTTTACTTGGCCGCTTTGACCGGCATCGACCCTGGGCTGTATGAGGCGGCACTGATCGACGGGGCGAAACGTTGGAAGCAGACGATCTATATTACGCTGCCTCTACTCACGCCAACGATCATCCTAATGGCGGTCCTGGCACTCGGTAACGTCTTAAACGCGGGCTTCGACCAAATCTACAACCTCTACTCCCCCGCTGTTTACGAATCTGGCGACATCATCGATACCTATGTGTATCGGCTTGGCATTGTGCAAGCTCAATATTCAATAGGCACGGCGATCGGTCTCTTCAAATCGGTCATCACTAGCATCCTGGTTGTCTTGTCTCTCGTACTAGCGAAGAAAGTAGCAGGATATAGGATTTATTAA
- a CDS encoding carbohydrate ABC transporter permease, with the protein MVQDKSLGRRLFIFANYLILFVASLICILPFVNLLAVSFSGSAAVAAGDVVFWPVDFTTKAYEFALEGSQFLQSLWVATQRVVLGTIVNLILMVLTAYPLSKTKDKVMGRGIYMGFFVLTMLFNGGLIPSYLIVVKAGLIDSIWSLILPGALPVYSMIILMNFIRSLPEEIEESATIDGAGPMQILIRILLPLLKPALATVGLFSIVGHWNSWFDGIIYMNNPDNYPLQSYLQTLLLNFDQIMLRAGTDYSELLAQMNVRTGRAAQLFLGTLPILIVYPFLQKYFTKGLVLGSVKG; encoded by the coding sequence ATGGTTCAAGACAAAAGCCTAGGGCGCAGGCTATTTATTTTCGCCAATTATTTAATTCTGTTCGTGGCTTCGCTAATTTGCATTCTGCCGTTTGTTAATCTACTTGCTGTTTCCTTTAGCGGGAGCGCGGCGGTAGCTGCAGGAGATGTTGTATTTTGGCCAGTCGATTTTACGACGAAGGCTTATGAGTTTGCGTTGGAAGGAAGCCAATTTTTACAATCGTTGTGGGTTGCGACCCAGCGAGTCGTGCTGGGGACCATAGTCAACCTCATCTTGATGGTACTCACCGCCTATCCGCTTTCCAAGACGAAAGACAAAGTGATGGGACGCGGAATCTATATGGGTTTTTTTGTATTGACGATGCTATTTAACGGAGGGTTGATCCCGAGCTATCTTATCGTCGTCAAAGCCGGACTCATCGACTCCATTTGGTCGCTCATTCTGCCGGGCGCGTTGCCCGTCTACAGCATGATCATTCTCATGAACTTCATTCGGAGTCTGCCGGAAGAGATCGAGGAATCAGCAACGATCGACGGAGCTGGGCCGATGCAAATCTTGATCCGGATCCTCTTGCCGCTTCTTAAACCGGCGCTTGCCACCGTCGGTCTGTTTAGCATCGTTGGGCATTGGAACTCATGGTTTGATGGCATCATCTATATGAACAATCCCGATAATTATCCGCTGCAAAGCTATTTGCAGACATTGCTGCTCAACTTCGACCAAATTATGTTGAGAGCCGGCACCGACTATTCGGAGTTGCTCGCGCAAATGAACGTGCGAACCGGCCGCGCTGCGCAGTTGTTCCTTGGAACGCTCCCGATCCTGATCGTATATCCGTTCCTGCAGAAATATTTCACGAAAGGTCTCGTGCTCGGCAGTGTGAAAGGTTGA
- a CDS encoding carbohydrate kinase family protein has product MFKLDETINFHNKKNDLLSIGEILIDLISNEYDMDSSSNCYQKHFGGSPSNIAMNAKKLGIRSVVASAVGQDGSGNFLLKQLQDAGMNTECIQTADEATSMVMLTKSQSTPIPIFYREADYQLVYTPKLEHYLNESKILHFSCWPISRSPARQTIEKSIEVAKENGLLVCFDPNYHERLWEKDMDGIRYIQSIIAKCDIVKPSEDDAERLFGRDLPERYIEKFLKLGAKLVILTMGKKGAMVSNGSTIETFSTLATNVVDTTGAGDAFWSGFYAGIVKGYTIRKSIQIGFATSAYKLQYTGAVVDLPKLEVLCSIYQI; this is encoded by the coding sequence ATGTTTAAATTAGATGAAACAATCAACTTTCATAACAAAAAAAATGATCTGCTGTCAATCGGAGAGATTCTAATCGATCTGATCTCAAACGAGTATGATATGGATTCCTCAAGCAATTGTTATCAGAAGCATTTTGGGGGATCACCCTCTAATATCGCAATGAATGCAAAAAAACTTGGGATTCGTTCGGTAGTAGCTTCAGCAGTCGGACAAGATGGATCAGGGAATTTTCTATTGAAGCAACTCCAAGACGCCGGAATGAATACAGAATGTATTCAAACCGCAGACGAGGCGACAAGCATGGTAATGCTGACGAAAAGCCAGTCGACTCCAATTCCGATTTTCTATAGAGAAGCTGATTACCAGCTGGTATACACCCCAAAACTTGAACATTACCTGAATGAGTCTAAGATATTGCATTTTTCTTGCTGGCCAATTTCCAGGTCCCCTGCCCGTCAGACTATTGAGAAATCAATTGAAGTTGCTAAGGAAAACGGTCTGCTCGTTTGCTTTGATCCAAATTATCACGAACGATTATGGGAAAAAGACATGGATGGAATACGCTACATTCAATCTATTATCGCAAAGTGCGATATTGTAAAACCATCTGAAGATGATGCCGAGCGACTATTTGGCAGAGACTTACCTGAACGTTACATCGAAAAGTTTCTTAAACTAGGAGCTAAACTAGTTATATTAACTATGGGAAAAAAGGGAGCGATGGTATCTAACGGCAGCACAATCGAAACGTTTTCGACATTAGCCACAAATGTAGTAGATACTACAGGAGCAGGTGATGCTTTTTGGTCGGGATTCTATGCAGGGATTGTAAAAGGTTATACCATCCGTAAATCCATTCAGATTGGGTTTGCTACAAGTGCATATAAACTACAATATACGGGAGCCGTCGTAGATTTACCTAAGCTCGAAGTCCTTTGCTCCATATATCAAATTTAG
- a CDS encoding LytR/AlgR family response regulator transcription factor, translating into MITIAIVEDDMNQARLLESHLTSYGAEIGLSFNIVHFPQAVALLENYTANFDIIFMDIQLPYMNGMDAARSIRALDKSVILIFITNLTQYAIHGYEVEALDYILKPVEYFDFALKMSRAIRRISEETRNNILIAADNGIRKVSPKSIRYVETEGHHVIYHTADGEFRQYATISSIEKKLQSYDFFRCNNCYLVNLAYVQRIQGYTVILDGVDLKISQPRKKAFVEKLMEYVKRKNL; encoded by the coding sequence ATGATAACAATTGCCATTGTGGAAGATGATATGAATCAAGCCCGTTTATTAGAGAGTCATCTGACAAGCTATGGTGCAGAGATAGGACTTTCTTTCAACATTGTGCATTTTCCGCAAGCTGTCGCCCTACTGGAGAATTACACAGCAAATTTTGATATTATCTTTATGGATATTCAATTGCCTTATATGAATGGTATGGATGCTGCCCGCAGTATTAGAGCCCTCGATAAAAGTGTTATCCTGATCTTCATAACAAATCTTACCCAGTACGCTATTCATGGTTATGAAGTAGAAGCGCTCGATTATATATTAAAGCCTGTTGAATACTTTGATTTTGCTCTGAAAATGTCCCGTGCCATTCGAAGAATTAGCGAAGAAACACGAAATAACATCCTCATTGCTGCTGACAATGGCATCCGTAAAGTATCGCCTAAAAGTATCCGTTATGTGGAGACTGAAGGGCATCACGTCATTTATCACACGGCAGATGGTGAATTCCGGCAGTATGCCACGATCTCATCCATCGAAAAAAAACTGCAGTCCTATGATTTTTTTAGATGTAATAATTGTTATCTAGTCAATCTTGCGTATGTACAAAGAATTCAGGGATATACAGTTATATTGGATGGTGTCGATTTGAAAATCAGTCAACCCCGGAAAAAGGCTTTTGTGGAAAAATTAATGGAGTATGTAAAAAGGAAAAACCTATGA
- a CDS encoding extracellular solute-binding protein: MAEEEEFSDPLQAAKPEARRADIYRVSASQLPKLMEAGMVMDLTEVFDKYASDRVKKYMEMDRASFESGMKDGKLYGIPQLHYGLIDQPDFVWIRNDWKEELGLPDPQTIDDIKNIALKFMEKHGGYGMAVDQTLDTLNTLAVAWGAHPDIWVPGKDGKIVHGSTQPAMKDALATFAEWYKLGIIDPDFPIKDMAAMNTNVIAGKVGVQPHYQWWGFSLGADVVTNLGKNAIFYPYNIPSANGEEVIHSVSFLNGNYVVVNKKAKNPEAAIKLINFYAYMMDEGFSKESPETMAAFVNDGLEHASQPFKVTNPNTDYEQFVKVSEAMKTKDTSHFTATGQWQKYNNSVEFETKGTPTAVGDYLQQGAPRSAYGLAKPFIDNTQYIKTSLWGAQPKELAKYGSTLDDILTEGFTKIIMGKESIDYFDKLIQDWREAGGDEATEAVNKMYGNK, from the coding sequence TTGGCTGAAGAAGAGGAGTTTTCTGATCCGCTGCAAGCAGCTAAGCCGGAAGCAAGAAGAGCTGACATTTATCGTGTAAGCGCTTCGCAGCTGCCGAAGTTGATGGAAGCTGGCATGGTCATGGATCTGACCGAGGTGTTTGACAAGTACGCATCCGATCGGGTGAAAAAATACATGGAAATGGACCGTGCCAGCTTTGAATCTGGCATGAAAGATGGCAAATTATACGGTATCCCGCAATTGCACTACGGCTTAATTGATCAGCCGGATTTTGTCTGGATCCGCAACGATTGGAAGGAGGAACTCGGACTCCCGGATCCGCAAACGATAGACGACATTAAGAACATCGCCCTCAAGTTTATGGAAAAACACGGCGGTTATGGAATGGCAGTTGATCAGACGCTCGATACATTAAACACTCTCGCAGTCGCATGGGGGGCTCATCCGGACATATGGGTTCCAGGCAAAGACGGCAAGATCGTCCATGGTTCGACTCAGCCCGCGATGAAGGACGCACTTGCAACATTTGCAGAGTGGTATAAGCTCGGTATTATCGATCCGGACTTTCCGATTAAAGATATGGCAGCAATGAACACCAATGTCATAGCCGGAAAAGTCGGCGTACAACCTCACTACCAGTGGTGGGGCTTTAGTCTGGGCGCGGATGTTGTCACGAACTTGGGTAAGAATGCGATATTTTATCCTTACAACATACCGTCCGCCAATGGCGAAGAAGTGATTCATTCAGTTTCCTTCTTAAACGGGAACTACGTTGTCGTAAACAAGAAAGCTAAGAATCCGGAAGCGGCGATCAAGCTGATTAACTTCTACGCCTATATGATGGACGAAGGATTCAGCAAGGAATCGCCAGAGACTATGGCCGCTTTCGTGAACGATGGCTTGGAGCACGCTTCTCAACCGTTTAAGGTCACAAACCCGAACACGGACTACGAGCAGTTCGTGAAGGTCAGCGAGGCGATGAAGACGAAAGACACGAGCCATTTCACAGCGACCGGTCAGTGGCAGAAGTATAATAACAGTGTCGAGTTTGAGACGAAAGGCACACCAACCGCGGTTGGCGACTACTTGCAGCAAGGCGCGCCGAGGAGCGCATATGGCCTCGCCAAGCCCTTTATCGACAACACTCAGTATATCAAGACCTCGCTTTGGGGAGCACAACCCAAGGAACTTGCCAAATACGGCTCAACGCTGGATGATATTCTGACCGAAGGCTTTACGAAGATCATCATGGGTAAGGAGAGCATCGATTATTTCGATAAGCTCATCCAGGACTGGCGGGAAGCCGGTGGAGACGAAGCGACCGAAGCTGTAAACAAAATGTACGGCAACAAATAA